The following proteins come from a genomic window of Triticum aestivum cultivar Chinese Spring chromosome 6A, IWGSC CS RefSeq v2.1, whole genome shotgun sequence:
- the LOC123129021 gene encoding DNL-type zinc finger protein, which yields MAAGRFLPLAGRRIIAALSQPSAPSSRGIFFPSTATAGLRSLQTIIEASSNVSNERRHDLEDHKTGTPPRPASVPAAAESSFKVRDASTLKISPRHDMAMIFTCKVCETRSVKMASRDSYDNGVVVARCGGCNNLHLMADRLGWFGQPGSIEDFLADQGQDVKKGDTDTLSFTLEDLAGSQVKSKEPSGEN from the exons ATGGCCGCCGGCCGGTTTCTGCCGCTGGCGGGCCGCCGCATCATCGCGGCCCTGTCCCAGCCGTCCGCCCCCTCTTCCCGCG gaaTTTTCTTCCCTTCTACTGCGACCGCAGGCTTGAGGTCCCTCCAAACGATCATCGAAGCGAGCAGCAATGTGTCAAATGAGCGTCGCCATGACCTGGAGGATCACAAGACCGGCACCCCGCCGCGGCCAGCTTCGGTCCCTGCGGCAGCGGAGTCGAGCTTCAAGGTCAGAGACGCGTCGACCCTGAAGATCTCTCCGAGGCACGACATGGCGATGATCTTCACGTGCAAGGTCTGCGAGACGAGGTCCGTGAAGATGGCCAGCCGGGACTCGTACGACAACGGGGTGGTGGTCGCCCGCTGTGGGGGCTGCAACAACCTGCACCTGATGGCGGACAGGCTCGGCTGGTTTGGCCAGCCGGGGAGCATCGAGGACTTCCTGGCGGATCAGGGGCAGGACGTGAAGAAAGGCGACACGGATACTCTCAGCTTCACCCTGGAGGACCTGGCCGGGTCTCAGGTCAAATCCAAGGAACCTTCTGGTGAAAATTAG